In Musa acuminata AAA Group cultivar baxijiao chromosome BXJ2-10, Cavendish_Baxijiao_AAA, whole genome shotgun sequence, a genomic segment contains:
- the LOC135584642 gene encoding serine/threonine-protein kinase D6PK-like: MASNTASRTRSEHQAEETGSHKIEPNSCKTSQILKLSESVPAAAKGTVIVNQTLSKHAVKKDSSEDGKPNHYQERSFDTSFETSDTDPSSSQKQPISTGLNEGMAMDVGDQEKKSSEQSHNDSFAYAKVSDGTSSLTKTSGSAKVSDRADFVESGKSSMCRASTSSDVSDESSCSSMSSRITKPHKANDSRWEAIQTIRSRDGILGLSHFRLLKKLGCGDIGTVYLSELSGMGSYFAMKVMDKGSLASRKKLLRSQTEREILQSLDHPFLPTLYSHFETDKFSCLVMEFCPGGDLHTLRQRQPGKHFSEQAVKFYVAEVLLALEYLHMLGIIYRDLKPENVLVREDGHIMLSDFDLSLRCAVSPTLIKSSNPDSESFRRNNPAYCVQPACVVPSCIQPSCVAPTTCFGPRFFSKSKSKNDRKPKPEIGNQVSPLPELIAEPTDARSMSFVGTHEYLAPEIIKGEGHGSAVDWWTFGIFMYELLFGKTPFKGSGNRATLFNVVGQPLRFPESPVVSFAARDLIRGLLVKEPQHRLAYKRGATEIKQHPFFEGVNWALVRCASPPEIPKPVNIERLSRPTVSTSEKKVAATANYEGSDNYLEFDFF, translated from the exons ATGGCTTCAAACACTGCCTCACGAACCAGATCTGAGCACCAAGCTGAAGAAACTGGGAGTCACAAAATAGAACCAAATTCCTGTAAAACTTCACAAATTTTGAAGCTAAGTGAATCGGTTCCTGCTGCAGCCAAAGGAACTGTAATTGTAAATCAGACCTTGTCAAAGCATGCTGTGAAAAAAGACAGCTCGGAAGATGGGAAACCAAATCACTATCAGGAGCGATCATTTGACACTTCTTTTGAAACTAGTGACACCGATCCCTCAAGTAGTCAGAAACAGCCAATATCCACGGGACTAAATGAGGGGATGGCCATGGATGTTGGAGATCAAGAAAAAAAGAGCTCCGAACAGAGTCACAATGATAGCTTCGCATATGCCAAAGTTAGCGATGGGACCAGCAGTCTCACAAAGACCAGTGGAAGTGCTAAGGTGAGCGACCGAGCTGACTTTGTTGAGAGTGGAAAAAGTAGTATGTGCAGGGCTAGTACAAGCAGTGATGTCAGTGATGAGAGCTCATGCAGCAGCATGAGTAGCAGAATAACCAAGCCTCATAAAGCAAATGATTCAAGATGGGAAGCCATTCAAACAATCCGCTCAAGAGATGGGATTCTGGGTTTGAGCCATTTTAGGTTGCTAAAGAAATTAGGATGTGGCGATATTGGTACTGTGTATCTCTCAGAGTTGAGTGGAATGGGAAGTTATTTTGCAATGAAGGTTATGGATAAGGGATCACTGGCTAGCCGTAAGAAGCTTCTTAGATCTCAGACAGAGAGGGAGATATTACAATCTCTGGATCATCCATTTCTTCCAACACTTTATTCCCACTTCGAAACTGATAAATTCTCATGCTTGGTGATGGAGTTTTGCCCCGGAGGAGACTTGCACACCCTTCGTCAGAGGCAGCCCGGGAAACACTTCTCAGAACAAGCTGTGAA GTTCTATGTAGCAGAGGTCCTCCTGGCACTGGAATACCTACACATGCTTGGAATCATATACCGTGACCTCAAGCCAGAAAATGTTCTTGTTCGTGAGGATGGCCACATCATGCTTTCTGATTTTGATCTTTCTCTTCGTTGTGCTGTCAGTCCAACATTGATCAAGTCCTCCAATCCAGATTCTGAATCATTCAGAAGGAACAACCCAGCTTACTGTGTCCAGCCTGCTTGTGTCGTGCCATCCTGTATCCAGCCTTCTTGTGTGGCTCCCACAACATGCTTCGGTCCACGCTTCTTTTCCAAATCCAAGTCCAAGAATGACCGGAAACCAAAGCCAGAGATTGGGAACCAGGTCAGCCCATTACCAGAGCTCATAGCAGAGCCCACAGATGCTCGGTCGATGTCTTTTGTTGGTACACATGAGTACTTGGCACCAGAGATCATCAAGGGTGAGGGCCATGGGAGTGCAGTTGACTGGTGGACCTTTGGCATCTTCATGTATGAGCTTTTATTTGGGAAAACCCCATTTAAAGGATCAGGAAACAGGGCCACACTGTTCAATGTTGTCGGGCAGCCATTACGCTTCCCAGAGTCTCCAGTGGTGAGCTTCGCTGCCAGAGATCTAATAAGGGGTCTGCTCGTAAAAGAACCTCAGCACCGGCTTGCATATAAGCGTGGTGCTACAGAGATCAAACAGCATCCATTTTTCGAAGGAGTGAATTGGGCATTGGTACGATGTGCAAGTCCGCCAGAGATTCCAAAACCCGTTAACATTGAACGGCTGTCAAGGCCTACAGTATCAACAAGCGAGAAGAAAGTTGCAGCTACGGCGAATTATGAAGGTTCCGACAACTAccttgaatttgatttcttctag